The nucleotide sequence GCCGAGAAGTAGATGTGCTGGGCCGCCGCGTGGAGGTCGCGGAAGCAGCGCTGCACCGGCTGGTCCGCGTGCAGCGCGCCCGCGCCCGCGTAGCCGAACGCGATGTCCACCGCGCTCAGCGACGCCCGCATCGCCTGCTGCGTCGCCAGCAGGAACTGGCCGCGCTGCCGGACGTCCGGGACGTCGCCCGCGCACGCGGTGTCCCACAGCTCGCCGAGTGCCTCGAAGACGAACGCGCGTGCCGAGCGCAGCCGCCCTTCCGCGCGGGTCAGGGCGAACTGGACGTCGCCGTCCTCGGCGATCGGGCCCGGGCCCGGCGGGCGGAACTTGGCCGGCGCGAACGCGGTGAACTCGTCCAGCGCGCGCCGGGCGATGCCGAGCGGCACGCCCGCGAACATCGTGCCGATCAGCGTGAAGAACGGGAACCGCCACAGCGGCCCGTCGTGGCGCGCCGGGTTCGTGAACGGCGAAATCGTGTGTTCCCCGGGCACGACCGTGTCGATCTCGACGTCGTGGCTGCCGGTCCCGCACAGGCCGGTGACGTCCCAGTTCTCGACCACCCGCACCGCGGCGGCCGGCACCGCGGCGAGCCGCCAGTCCCGCGGGTCGCCGCCGGCGAAGGCGCCGTTGAAGAACAGATCCGTGTGCGGGCTGCCGCTGCAGAACCCCCACCGGCCGGCGAGCGCGAACTTGCCGGCGCCGTCGGCGGTGAGGCGGCCCATCGGCGCGAACACCCCGCCGCCGACCGGGTCGGGGGTGCCGGCCACGAGGTCCGCCGCGACGGCCGGGTCCAGCCAGGCGAGGAACGCCGAGCCGTTGCCGATGGTGATCGTCCAGCCCGCGGAGCCGTCCGCGCGCGAGAGCTCCTCGATCGTCTCGACGATCGTGGCGGGTGGCAGCTCCTGCCCGCCCAGGCTGCGCGGGGTCGCCAGGCGGAAGAGCCCGGCTTCGCGGGCCCGTTCGACGAGGTCGCGAGGCAGGGTCCGGAGCTGCTCGGCTTCGCCGGCCCGCGCGCTCAGCTCGGGTGCGAGCTCCCGCGCGGCGGTGACGGCGTCGGTGGTGGCTTGTTCCATCATGGTCAGCGCCCCCTCAGGGTGTCATGATAGATGTGCATCTATTAGATAGAGGAGTCTCTACTCAAATGGACGGCCCTGTCAAGCGCCGCTACGACACGTCGCGGCGTCAGGAGCAGGCGCGCGAGAACCGCCGCCGGATCCTCGCGGCGGCGTCGGCCCTCTTCCGGGAGAAGGGGTACGCGGGCACCGCGGTGCCCGAGGTGGCGAAGGCCGCCGGCGTCGCCGTGCAGACCGTCTACAAGGCCTTCGCCAACAAGGCGACGCTGCTCAAGGCCGTCTTCGACGTCACGGTCGCCGGCGACGACGAGGACGTGCCGATCGCCGGACGCGACTTCATCGCCGAGATCCGGGCCGAGCCGGACGCCGTGCGGAAGATCGAGCTGTACCTCGACCACCTGGTGGGCATCGCCCCCGCGGTGTCCCCGGTGCAGTTGCTGGCCCGCGACGCGGCCGCCGCCGACCCTGCGGCCGCGCAGGTGTGGGCGCAGATGCGGCAGGAGATGCTGATGGCGATGACGTACTTCTCGGCCGAGCTGCTGGAGACGGGGCAGGTCAAGCCGGGCCTGAGAGCCGGCGACGTCCGCGACATCCTGTGGACCTACCACGGCCCGGAGCAGTACGAGCTGCTCTGCCTCGAGCGCGGGTGGTCCCCGGAGCGCTACGGGAAGTTCCTGCGCGACGCGATGGTCGCGGCCGTCCTGGCCTAGGCCTAAGTGCCCCAGCGTTGGGGCACTTAGGCCTAGGCTGCGGTGCGGGGGCCGGTCGTGCTCGACGAGGGGGCACCGGCCGAGCTCGAGCCGCCACCGGTCGACGATGTCGTCGTCGGGGGCGGGGTGACCGGGGTGGTCGGCGTCGTGGTCGGGGGCTTCTCCGAACTCGGGGGAGCCGACGTCGGCGGCGTGTACGGCGGCGACGAGACCGGGGGCGGGTTGCCGCCGGTGTCGATGCGTGGCGGCGGCGGGGGCGGCGCGGGCTGGGTGACGACCGTGGTGGTCGTCTTGCCGTCCGGGCTCACGGACACGACCGTCGTCGGCACGCTCGGCGACGTGGCGCTCGACGGGGTCGGGGCTCCGCTGGAGGGGGTCGCCGGGGCGCTCGACGACGGCGTGGCCGGCAGTGTCCGCACCCCGGCCGGGACGGTGCCCTGGCCCCCGGGGCCGCCGGTCCCGCCCGCGGTGGTGGCGGGGACCGGCCCGGCGAGCTCGGCCACGGCGGCGAACGCGGTCGCGACGACCAGCCCGGCCACCCCGAGCACGACGTACCCGGTGCGGTTCGGTTTGCTGCTCTTGGGCGGCGCGGTGTCGATCCTGGTGATCCGAGAGCTCGAATCCGACCCGGCGGGGCGGGGCATACGGGGCTCCTTGGGGAATTCGGGGAGGCGCGGTGCTGAGGTCGCGGATCGGGAGCGCTGGTGCTGATGGAGCAGTGCGCCCACGGCGGGGGAGCGACCTCGGCGGGAGATTATCACCGGCGTGCGGGTATTCGCCCAGGTAGTGGCCTTGATCCGTTACTGTGCGCGGTCGGTTGACCCGGAAGGGAGGAACGGCGTGAGTGAGGAAGAAACCCACACTCGGCTGACGGCGTGGGTGCGCGGCCGGGTCCAGGGTGTCGGTTTTCGCTGGTGGACGCGCAGTCGCGCGCTGGAGCTCGGCTTGGTCGGGAGCGCGAGCAATCTGGCCGACGGGCGTGTCGAGGTGATAGCGGAGGGTAGTCACGACCACTGTCAGCGGCTGTTGGCCGCGTTACGG is from Amycolatopsis mediterranei and encodes:
- a CDS encoding acyl-CoA dehydrogenase family protein, which produces MMEQATTDAVTAARELAPELSARAGEAEQLRTLPRDLVERAREAGLFRLATPRSLGGQELPPATIVETIEELSRADGSAGWTITIGNGSAFLAWLDPAVAADLVAGTPDPVGGGVFAPMGRLTADGAGKFALAGRWGFCSGSPHTDLFFNGAFAGGDPRDWRLAAVPAAAVRVVENWDVTGLCGTGSHDVEIDTVVPGEHTISPFTNPARHDGPLWRFPFFTLIGTMFAGVPLGIARRALDEFTAFAPAKFRPPGPGPIAEDGDVQFALTRAEGRLRSARAFVFEALGELWDTACAGDVPDVRQRGQFLLATQQAMRASLSAVDIAFGYAGAGALHADQPVQRCFRDLHAAAQHIYFSAAASKRYAKVRFGIEQPTFWF
- a CDS encoding TetR/AcrR family transcriptional regulator; the protein is MDGPVKRRYDTSRRQEQARENRRRILAAASALFREKGYAGTAVPEVAKAAGVAVQTVYKAFANKATLLKAVFDVTVAGDDEDVPIAGRDFIAEIRAEPDAVRKIELYLDHLVGIAPAVSPVQLLARDAAAADPAAAQVWAQMRQEMLMAMTYFSAELLETGQVKPGLRAGDVRDILWTYHGPEQYELLCLERGWSPERYGKFLRDAMVAAVLA
- a CDS encoding acylphosphatase — its product is MSEEETHTRLTAWVRGRVQGVGFRWWTRSRALELGLVGSASNLADGRVEVIAEGSHDHCQRLLAALRSGESPGSVEHVAERWSDPKGGLSGFVER